One Kitasatospora sp. NBC_01287 DNA window includes the following coding sequences:
- a CDS encoding SPFH domain-containing protein, with protein MDGPRDLAHRTLAGATPLPKRPAAAAETQPLPLPAPAAAPRPQLVDTRAVVAARRPPKVVPELRERGAFALPGWLALFALLLAAASVALVLARVGAVPRLAHPLPDLRGAAARAAGGPVVTGWALLAAGIGCAVGLLLLAGLLANAGGETRVLSRWGRYRGTVRRTGLLWVNPLLRRRRVDIRLRHWRSDPVQVIDRSGTPIVVRLLVVWRIKDTARAVFAVGDHEDYLREQIHAVLTRVASTLPCDSNAAPGPALRDGQWFADELTRGVAAEAAPAGLEVFSVQPLALDYAPEVADSMRRRRLAELDAGLRTVLVDDAVEAAALAVRRLERATAHELDRAARSALMEQLLVAFVAPAGVPSALPGTVPAPAAGRTAGATGQSARKKEGNRA; from the coding sequence ATGGATGGCCCCCGCGACCTCGCCCATCGCACCCTTGCCGGGGCGACCCCGCTCCCGAAGAGGCCGGCGGCTGCCGCCGAGACTCAGCCGCTCCCGCTGCCGGCCCCGGCGGCCGCGCCCCGTCCGCAGCTTGTGGACACGCGGGCGGTGGTGGCCGCCCGCCGCCCGCCGAAGGTGGTTCCGGAGCTGCGTGAGCGGGGGGCGTTCGCGCTTCCCGGGTGGCTCGCGCTCTTCGCGCTGCTGCTCGCGGCGGCCTCGGTGGCCCTGGTGCTGGCCCGGGTCGGAGCGGTGCCGAGGCTGGCCCATCCGCTCCCCGATCTGCGCGGTGCCGCGGCCCGGGCGGCGGGTGGTCCGGTGGTCACCGGCTGGGCGCTGCTCGCGGCGGGTATCGGCTGTGCGGTCGGCCTGCTCCTGCTGGCGGGGCTGCTCGCGAACGCGGGTGGTGAGACCCGGGTGCTCAGCCGCTGGGGCCGCTACCGGGGGACGGTGCGCCGGACCGGGCTGCTCTGGGTCAACCCGCTGCTGCGTCGCCGCCGGGTGGACATCAGGCTGCGGCACTGGCGCAGCGATCCGGTGCAGGTCATCGACCGGAGCGGGACGCCCATCGTGGTCCGGCTGCTGGTGGTGTGGCGGATCAAGGACACGGCCCGCGCGGTCTTCGCGGTCGGGGACCACGAGGACTACCTGCGCGAGCAGATCCACGCGGTGCTCACCCGGGTCGCCAGCACCCTGCCCTGTGACAGCAACGCGGCGCCCGGCCCCGCGTTGCGCGACGGTCAGTGGTTCGCCGACGAGCTGACCCGGGGGGTGGCCGCCGAAGCGGCGCCGGCCGGTCTGGAGGTGTTCTCGGTGCAGCCGCTGGCCCTGGACTACGCGCCCGAGGTGGCCGACTCGATGCGCCGCCGGCGGCTGGCCGAGCTGGACGCGGGGCTGCGCACCGTGCTGGTGGACGACGCGGTGGAGGCGGCGGCGCTGGCGGTCCGCCGGCTGGAGCGGGCGACCGCCCATGAACTGGACAGGGCGGCCCGCAGCGCGCTGATGGAGCAACTGCTGGTCGCCTTCGTCGCGCCCGCCGGGGTGCCGAGCGCGCTGCCGGGCACCGTCCCGGCGCCGGCCGCCGGCCGCACCGCCGGGGCCACCGGGCAGAGCGCCAGGAAGAAGGAAGGGAATCGAGCATGA